A genomic window from Populus alba chromosome 19, ASM523922v2, whole genome shotgun sequence includes:
- the LOC118028912 gene encoding serine carboxypeptidase 1 isoform X2: protein MAMGKWSFFSGISICVLLNFASVAAAPKGSLITGLPGFNGVFPSNHYSGYVTFDDKNLFYYFIVSERNPSKDPVVLWLNGGPGCSSFDGFVYEHGPFNFEEGKPKGSLPILHLNPYSWSKVSNIIYLDSPCGVGMSYSKNQSKYINDDLQTAADTHNFLLKWFQLYPEFVNNQFYISGESYAGIYVPTLSAEVVKGIQGGQVPVINFKGYLIGNGVSGSQFEGLSALVPFAHGMGLLSDDIFEALSGLNIYDILEPCYHDPASDQHAKGNASSNLPISFQQLGATDRPLKVRKRMFGRAWPLWAFEKDGKFPSWSELALQGSVPCVNDEVATTWLNDESVRKAIHAEPKSIAGPWQICSDRIEYNGYSAGSMLPYHKNLTAQGYRALIYSGDHDLCVPFTGTQAWTRSLGYKIVDEWRSWMSDKHVAGYLQGYDNNLTFLTVKGAGHTVPEYKPRESLDFLSRWLDGKPI from the exons ATGGCAATGGGTAAGTGGAGCTTTTTTTCTGGTATATCAATTTGCGTCCTTTTGAACTTTGCATCAGTTGCAGCAGCTCCGAAGGGCTCGCTTATCACAGGATTGCCTGGTTTCAATGGCGTTTTCCCATCAAATCACTACTCAGG CTATGTAACCTTCGATGATAAGAATCTTTTCTACTACTTCATTGTTTCCGAGAGAAATCCATCCAAAGATCCCGTGGTTCTGTGGCTCAATGGCGGCCCTGGATGCTCCAGCTTCGACGGCTTCGTTTATGAACATG GGCCATTCAATTTTGAAGAAGGGAAACCTAAAGGAAGCCTGCCAATATTGCATCTCAACCCGTACAGCTGGTCCAAG gtttcaaacattatttatttggaCTCCCCATGCGGGGTTGGCATGTCTTACTCCAAAAACCAAAGCAAATACATAAACGATGACCTGCAAACGGCTGCTGATACGCATAATTTTCTCCTCAAG TGGTTTCAGCTGTATCCAGAGTTTGTCAACAATCAATTTTACATCTCGGGAGAGTCCTATGCAGGGATTTACGTGCCTACACTTTCTGCTGAAGTGGTGAAAG GAATACAGGGAGGTCAAGTTCCTGTTATCAACTTCAag GGCTACCTGATAGGAAATGGAGTGTCCGGCAGCCAATTTGAGGGGTTGAGTGCTCTTGTCCCTTTTGCGCATGGGATGGGCCTTCTCTCGGACGACATTTTCGAG GCTCTCTCGGGGCTAAACATTTATGACATCCTTGAGCCTTGTTACCATGATCCAGCATCCGATCAACATGCAAAAGGAAACGCAAGCTCAAATTTGCCGATTAGCTTCCAGCAACTGGGGGCAACCGACAGGCCCCTCAAGGTGAGGAAGAGGATGTTTGGCCGTGCATGGCCGCTGTGGGCGTTTGAAAAGGACGGTAAGTTCCCATCGTGGTCGGAACTTGCCTTGCAAGGAAGTGTCCCGTGCGTT AACGACGAAGTTGCAACTACATGGCTAAATGATGAATCTGTCAGGAAAGCAATCCATGCCGAGCCG AAATCCATCGCCGGACCTTGGCAAATATGCTCTGACAGAATAGAATATAATGGATACAGCGCCGGAAGCATGCTTCCATACCATAAAAATCTTACCGCCCAAGGATATCGAGCCCTTATTTACAG TGGAGACCATGACTTGTGCGTGCCATTCACTGGTACGCAAGCGTGGACAAGGTCACTTGGATACAAGATAGTAGATGAATGGAGGTCTTGGATGTCTGACAAACACGTTGCCGG ATACTTGCAAGGATATGACAATAACCTAACCTTTCTCACCGTCAAG GGGGCAGGGCATACAGTTCCTGAATACAAACCACGAGAGTCGTTGGATTTCCTCAGTCGTTGGTTGGATGGGAAGCCAATATAA
- the LOC118028912 gene encoding serine carboxypeptidase-like 20 isoform X1, with protein sequence MAMGKWSFFSGISICVLLNFASVAAAPKGSLITGLPGFNGVFPSNHYSGYVTFDDKNLFYYFIVSERNPSKDPVVLWLNGGPGCSSFDGFVYEHGPFNFEEGKPKGSLPILHLNPYSWSKVSNIIYLDSPCGVGMSYSKNQSKYINDDLQTAADTHNFLLKWFQLYPEFVNNQFYISGESYAGIYVPTLSAEVVKGIQGGQVPVINFKGYLIGNGVSGSQFEGLSALVPFAHGMGLLSDDIFEEVERACKGNYQNASVSCYNSIGKIDEALSGLNIYDILEPCYHDPASDQHAKGNASSNLPISFQQLGATDRPLKVRKRMFGRAWPLWAFEKDGKFPSWSELALQGSVPCVNDEVATTWLNDESVRKAIHAEPKSIAGPWQICSDRIEYNGYSAGSMLPYHKNLTAQGYRALIYSGDHDLCVPFTGTQAWTRSLGYKIVDEWRSWMSDKHVAGYLQGYDNNLTFLTVKGAGHTVPEYKPRESLDFLSRWLDGKPI encoded by the exons ATGGCAATGGGTAAGTGGAGCTTTTTTTCTGGTATATCAATTTGCGTCCTTTTGAACTTTGCATCAGTTGCAGCAGCTCCGAAGGGCTCGCTTATCACAGGATTGCCTGGTTTCAATGGCGTTTTCCCATCAAATCACTACTCAGG CTATGTAACCTTCGATGATAAGAATCTTTTCTACTACTTCATTGTTTCCGAGAGAAATCCATCCAAAGATCCCGTGGTTCTGTGGCTCAATGGCGGCCCTGGATGCTCCAGCTTCGACGGCTTCGTTTATGAACATG GGCCATTCAATTTTGAAGAAGGGAAACCTAAAGGAAGCCTGCCAATATTGCATCTCAACCCGTACAGCTGGTCCAAG gtttcaaacattatttatttggaCTCCCCATGCGGGGTTGGCATGTCTTACTCCAAAAACCAAAGCAAATACATAAACGATGACCTGCAAACGGCTGCTGATACGCATAATTTTCTCCTCAAG TGGTTTCAGCTGTATCCAGAGTTTGTCAACAATCAATTTTACATCTCGGGAGAGTCCTATGCAGGGATTTACGTGCCTACACTTTCTGCTGAAGTGGTGAAAG GAATACAGGGAGGTCAAGTTCCTGTTATCAACTTCAag GGCTACCTGATAGGAAATGGAGTGTCCGGCAGCCAATTTGAGGGGTTGAGTGCTCTTGTCCCTTTTGCGCATGGGATGGGCCTTCTCTCGGACGACATTTTCGAG GAAGTTGAACGTGCCTGCAAAGGGAATTATCAAAATGCTAGTGTTAGTTGCTATAATAGTATCGGTAAAATTGACGAA GCTCTCTCGGGGCTAAACATTTATGACATCCTTGAGCCTTGTTACCATGATCCAGCATCCGATCAACATGCAAAAGGAAACGCAAGCTCAAATTTGCCGATTAGCTTCCAGCAACTGGGGGCAACCGACAGGCCCCTCAAGGTGAGGAAGAGGATGTTTGGCCGTGCATGGCCGCTGTGGGCGTTTGAAAAGGACGGTAAGTTCCCATCGTGGTCGGAACTTGCCTTGCAAGGAAGTGTCCCGTGCGTT AACGACGAAGTTGCAACTACATGGCTAAATGATGAATCTGTCAGGAAAGCAATCCATGCCGAGCCG AAATCCATCGCCGGACCTTGGCAAATATGCTCTGACAGAATAGAATATAATGGATACAGCGCCGGAAGCATGCTTCCATACCATAAAAATCTTACCGCCCAAGGATATCGAGCCCTTATTTACAG TGGAGACCATGACTTGTGCGTGCCATTCACTGGTACGCAAGCGTGGACAAGGTCACTTGGATACAAGATAGTAGATGAATGGAGGTCTTGGATGTCTGACAAACACGTTGCCGG ATACTTGCAAGGATATGACAATAACCTAACCTTTCTCACCGTCAAG GGGGCAGGGCATACAGTTCCTGAATACAAACCACGAGAGTCGTTGGATTTCCTCAGTCGTTGGTTGGATGGGAAGCCAATATAA